The Vitis riparia cultivar Riparia Gloire de Montpellier isolate 1030 chromosome 3, EGFV_Vit.rip_1.0, whole genome shotgun sequence genome includes a region encoding these proteins:
- the LOC117909005 gene encoding purple acid phosphatase-like, producing MGVMGLSSPSAVATVVIVLGLVLNAAVVCHGGITSSFVRKVEKTIDMPLDSDVFRVPLGYNAPQQVHITQGDHEGRGVIVSWVTVDEPGSNTVLYWSEKSKRKNRAEGIMVTYKFYNYTSGYIHHCTIKNLEFNTKYYYVVGIEHTPRKFWFVTPPKVGPDVPYTFGLIGDLGQSYDSNMTLTHYELNPAKGKTVLFVGDLSYADNYPNHDNVRWDTWGRFTERSTAYQPWIWTAGNHEIDFVPEIGEFIPFKPYSHRYHVPYRASDSTAPFWYSIKRASAYIIVLASYSAYGKYTPQFMWLEKELPKVNRSETPWLIVLMHSPWYNSYNYHYMEGETMRVMYEPWFVQYKVDVVFAGHVHAYERSERVSNIAYNVINGICTPVNDQSAPVYITIGDGGNLEGLATNMTEPQPKYSAYREASFGHAIFDIKNRTHAHYSWHRNQDGYAVKADSIWFFNRFWHPEDDSTSTQS from the exons ATGGGGGTGATGGGGCTATCTTCTCCTTCTGCAGTTGCTACTGTGGTTATTGTTTTGGGTTTGGTGTTGAATGCAGCAGTGGTGTGTCATGGAGGAATCACAAGTagttttgtgaggaaggttgaAAAAACCATTGATATGCCTCTTGACAGTGATGTCTTTCGTGTGCCTCTTGGTTATAATGCCCCTCAGCAG GTTCATATAACACAAGGAGATCATGAGGGGAGAGGAGTGATTGTCTCATGGGTCACTGTGGATGAACCAGGCTCAAACACAGTGCTCTACTGGAGTGAAAAGTCCAAGCGCAAGAACAGAGCTGAGGGAATCATGGTTACCTATAAATTCTACAATTACACTTCTGGTTACATTCATCATTGCACTATCAAGAATTTGGAG TTCAACACCAAGTATTACTATGTGGTCGGGATTGAACACACTCCACGCAAGTTTTGGTTTGTAACTCCTCCTAAAGTTGGCCCCGATGTTCCATACACTTTTGGTCTTATAG GGGATCTTGGGCAGAGTTATGATTCAAATATGACACTTACGCACTATGAATTGAACCCTGCAAAGGGAAAAACCGTGTTGTTTGTTGGAGACCTTTCATATGCTGACAACTACCCGAACCATGATAACGTTAGGTGGGATACATGGGGAAGGTTCACTGAGAGAAGTACTGCTTATCAACCTTGGATATGGACTGCAGGAAACCATGAGATTGATTTTGTTCCTGAAATT GGTGAGTTTATACCCTTTAAGCCTTATAGTCATCGATATCATGTTCCCTACAGAGCATCAGATAGTACCGCTCCCTTCTGGTACTCTATCAAGAGGGCTTCTGCATATATCATTGTCTTGGCATCATACTCAGCATATG GAAAATATACTCCTCAGTTTATGTGGCTTGAAAAGGAGCTACCAAAAGTTAACAGGAGTGAGACACCATGGCTAATTGTTCTTATGCATTCCCCATGGTATAACAGTTACAACTATCATTATATGGAAGGGGAAACCATGAGAGTAATGTACGAGCCATGGTTTGTGCAGTACAAAGTTGATGTTGTGTTTGCTGGTCATGTTCATGCCTACGAACGATCT GAACGTGTGTCCAACATTGCTTATAACGTCATAAATGGCATTTGCACTCCTGTAAATGACCAGTCTGCACCAGTATACATCACCATTGGAGATGGGGGAAATCTCGAAGGCCTGGCAACCAA CATGACAGAGCCACAGCCGAAGTACTCTGCTTATCGTGAAGCCAGTTTTGGACACGCCATTTTTGACATCAAGAACCGAACCCATGCTCACTATAGTTGGCACCGCAACCAAGATGGATATGCCGTGAAAGCTGATTCCATATGGTTTTTCAACAGGTTCTGGCATCCAGAAGACGATTCCACAAGCACCCAGTCATGA
- the LOC117908843 gene encoding purple acid phosphatase-like has protein sequence MGVMGLSSPSAVATVVIVLGLVLNAAVVCHGGITSSFVRKVEKTIDMPLDSDVFRVPLGYNAPQQVHITQGDHEGRGVIVSWVTVDEPGSNTVLYWSEKSKRKNRAEGIMVTYKFYNYTSGYIHHCTIKNLEFNTKYYYVVGIEHTPRKFWFVTPPKVGPDVPYTFGLIGDLGQSYDSNMTLTHYELNPAKGKTVLFVGDLSYADRYPNSDNVRWDTWGRFTERSTAYQPWIWTAGNHEIDFAPEIGEFIPFKPYSHRYHVPYRASDSTAPFWYSIKRASAYIIVLSSYSAYGKYTPQFMWLEKELPKVNRSETPWLIVLMHSPWYNSYNYHYMEGETMRVMYEPWFVQYKVDVVFAGHVHAYERSERVSNIAYNVINGICTPVNDQSAPVYITIGDGGNLEGLATNMTEPQPKYSAYREASFGHAIFDIKNRTHAQYSWHRNQDGYAVKADSIWFFNRFWHPEDDSTSTQS, from the exons ATGGGGGTGATGGGGCTATCTTCTCCTTCTGCAGTTGCAACTGTGGTTATTGTTTTGGGTTTGGTGTTGAATGCGGCAGTGGTGTGTCATGGAGGAATCACAAGTagttttgtgaggaaggttgaAAAAACCATTGATATGCCTCTTGACAGTGATGTATTTCGTGTGCCTCTTGGTTATAATGCCCCTCAGCAG GTTCATATAACACAAGGAGATCATGAGGGGAGAGGAGTGATTGTCTCATGGGTCACTGTGGATGAACCAGGCTCAAACACAGTGCTCTACTGGAGTGAAAAGTCCAAGCGCAAGAACAGAGCTGAGGGAATCATGGTTACCTATAAATTCTACAATTACACTTCTGGTTACATTCATCATTGCACTATCAAGAATTTGGAG TTCAACACCAAGTATTACTATGTGGTCGGGATTGAACACACTCCACGCAAGTTTTGGTTTGTAACTCCTCCTAAAGTTGGCCCAGATGTTCCATACACTTTTGGTCTTATAG GGGATCTTGGGCAGAGTTATGATTCAAATATGACACTTACGCACTATGAATTGAACCCTGCGAAGGGAAAAACCGTGTTGTTTGTTGGAGACCTTTCATATGCTGATAGGTACCCGAACTCTGATAACGTTAGGTGGGATACATGGGGAAGGTTCACTGAGAGAAGTACTGCTTATCAACCTTGGATATGGACTGCAGGAAACCATGAGATTGATTTTGCTCCTGAAATT GGTGAGTTTATACCCTTTAAGCCTTATAGTCATCGATATCATGTCCCCTACAGAGCATCAGATAGTACCGCTCCCTTCTGGTACTCTATCAAGAGGGCTTCAGCATATATCATTGTCTTATCATCATACTCAGCATATG GAAAATATACTCCTCAGTTTATGTGGCTTGAAAAGGAGCTACCAAAAGTTAACAGGAGTGAGACACCATGGCTAATTGTTCTTATGCATTCCCCATGGTATAACAGTTACAACTATCATTATATGGAAGGGGAAACCATGAGAGTAATGTACGAGCCATGGTTTGTGCAGTACAAAGTTGATGTTGTGTTTGCTGGTCATGTTCATGCCTACGAACGATCT GAACGTGTGTCCAACATTGCTTATAACGTCATAAACGGCATTTGCACTCCTGTAAATGACCAGTCTGCACCAGTATACATCACCATTGGAGATGGGGGAAATCTCGAAGGCCTGGCAACCAA CATGACAGAGCCACAGCCGAAGTACTCTGCTTATCGTGAAGCCAGTTTTGGACACGCCATTTTTGACATCAAGAACCGAACCCATGCTCAGTATAGTTGGCACCGCAACCAAGATGGATATGCCGTGAAAGCTGATTCCATATGGTTTTTCAACAGGTTCTGGCATCCAGAAGACGATTCCACAAGCACCCAGTCATGA